In a genomic window of Panthera tigris isolate Pti1 chromosome D4, P.tigris_Pti1_mat1.1, whole genome shotgun sequence:
- the LOC102952976 gene encoding olfactory receptor 13D1-like, translating to MRMGNYSTVTKFFLVGLSKYPELQLFLFVLCLIMHVIILLGNSLLIVISTFDSRLHTPMYFFLGNLSFLDICYTSSSIPPMLVIFKSERKSISFIGCALQMVVSLGLGSAECILLAVMAYDRYVAICNPLRYPIIVNRVLYVHMAAWSWIIGCLNSLVQTVLTMVLPFCGNNVIDHITCEILALLKLTCSDITINVLIMTVANIVLLVIPLLLILISYVFILSSILRINSAEEIKKAFSTCSAHLTVVIFFHGSALFMYMKPKSKDTNTSDEIIGLSYGVVTPMLNPIIYSMKDKEVKEAMKKVLSRHLNLLKS from the coding sequence ATGAGGATGGGGAATTATTCAACCGTGACCAAATTCTTTCTGGTGGGACTTTCCAAATACCCAGAGCTCCAGCTTTTTCTGTTCGTGCTCTGCCTCATCATGCATGTGATAATTCTGCTGGGAAATAGCCTCCTCATTGTCATCAGCACATTTGATTCTcgcctccacacccccatgtacttcttccttggGAACCTCTCATTCTTGGACATCTGCTACACATCATCATCCATTCCCCCGATGCTTGTCATATTTAAGTCTGAGAGAAAATCTATCTCCTTCATTGGCTGTGCTCTGCAGATGGTTGTCTCCCTTGGGTTGGGCTCCGCTGAGTGTATCCTCCTGGCTGTGATGGCCTATGATAGGTATGTGGCCATCTGCAACCCACTGAGGTACCCCATCATCGTGAACAGGGTGCTTTATGTGCACATGGCTGCTTGGTCCTGGATCATAGGCTGCCTAAACTCCTTAGTGCAAACAGTCCTGACAATGGTATTGCCTTTCTGTGGGAATAATGTCATTGATCATATTACCTGTGAGATCCTGGCTCTTCTTAAACTCACATGTTCAGATATCACCATCAATGTGCTTATCATGACAGTGGCAAATATTGTTTTACTGGTGATTCCTCTGCTGTTAATTCTCATTTCCTATGTTTTTATCCTCTCTTCCATCCTGAGAATTAATTCTgctgaagagataaagaaagctTTTTCTACCTGTTCTGCCCACCTGACTGTGGTTATCTTCTTCCATGGTTCAGCCCTTTTTATGTACATGAAGCCCAAGTCAAAGGACACAAACACTTCTGATGAGATCATTGGACTGTCTTATGGAGTGGTAACCCCGATGTTGAATCCCATCATCTACAGCATGAAGGAtaaagaagtgaaagaagccatgaAGAAAGTCCTAAGCAGACACCTGAATTTATTGAAATCATGA